In one Pseudomonas sp. MM211 genomic region, the following are encoded:
- a CDS encoding AraC family transcriptional regulator, with translation MSPNGQNFIAERSVPQLERLPRPLYARNESLRRQTGTPRHSHTWVQLTYAIQGVLHVRTAVGSFVAPPQRAIWIPAGLEHEVLSSPNTEMRSLYLDDSSIDPLPGSCRVLGVDALTRELIRSFCELPVEYDEAGPDGRLAHVLLDRLRAAPEVHLSLPLPSDPRLQTLCKRLQKRPDDDRTLAAWGENLGVSEKTLSRLFLRDTGLTFRAWRQRLRLLGALTPLEQGQRVTDVALLCGYDSTSAFIAAFRQQFGATPGEFFRG, from the coding sequence CTTGAACGCCTGCCGCGACCGCTCTATGCGCGCAATGAATCGCTACGCCGGCAGACCGGCACGCCGCGCCATAGTCACACGTGGGTGCAGCTGACTTATGCCATCCAGGGCGTGCTGCATGTGCGCACCGCCGTCGGCAGCTTCGTCGCGCCTCCGCAGCGTGCTATCTGGATTCCCGCAGGGCTGGAACACGAAGTGCTGAGTTCGCCGAACACCGAAATGCGCAGCCTCTACCTGGACGACAGCTCAATCGATCCGCTGCCCGGCAGTTGCCGTGTACTTGGCGTGGACGCCCTGACCCGCGAGCTGATTCGCAGCTTTTGTGAGCTGCCGGTGGAATACGATGAAGCAGGGCCGGACGGGCGCCTTGCACACGTCCTGCTAGACCGCCTGCGCGCAGCGCCAGAAGTGCACCTGTCATTACCGCTGCCGAGCGACCCGCGCCTGCAAACGCTGTGCAAACGCCTGCAGAAAAGACCGGACGACGACCGCACGCTGGCAGCCTGGGGCGAAAATCTCGGCGTATCGGAAAAGACCCTGAGCCGCCTGTTCCTGCGCGATACCGGCCTCACCTTCCGCGCCTGGCGCCAACGCCTGCGCCTGCTCGGCGCCCTGACGCCGCTGGAACAAGGGCAGCGCGTCACCGACGTGGCACTGCTCTGCGGCTACGATTCCACCTCGGCCTTCATTGCCGCATTCCGCCAGCAGTTCGGCGCCACGCCGGGGGAGTTCTTTCGCGGCTGA
- a CDS encoding DUF1835 domain-containing protein, whose protein sequence is MWHLVCGDNAVEGVSHVIGQQAADEGLRVLRDDLAVGPLGDVDAPPCTARVAFWSAVWPEGVTPVPDFAAGLPADAQWITDLSRQARPVTVWHGDSASEQLLLARVAHALEGSDVLLLEVVCGTGNSWVQSRKAVAMHAPQALFALAKPRPVDPARRAALAAQWRAVLADGGHVHRWQTGVFAAEDYQLIDAALLRHAGTEPKPLARVMADVMARTDGFFASDYFLFWRARELAAAGQLVLSGEPGEHGYSSLQVRRGC, encoded by the coding sequence ATGTGGCATCTGGTATGTGGCGACAACGCCGTAGAAGGCGTAAGCCATGTGATCGGGCAACAGGCTGCCGATGAGGGGTTGCGGGTACTGCGTGACGACCTTGCGGTCGGCCCGCTGGGCGATGTCGACGCGCCGCCCTGTACGGCGCGCGTGGCGTTTTGGAGCGCGGTGTGGCCCGAGGGCGTAACGCCGGTTCCGGACTTCGCGGCTGGGTTGCCCGCCGATGCGCAGTGGATCACCGACCTCTCCCGGCAGGCGCGTCCCGTCACCGTCTGGCATGGCGACAGTGCCAGCGAGCAATTGCTGCTGGCGCGGGTGGCGCATGCGCTGGAGGGCAGTGATGTGCTGTTGCTCGAGGTGGTCTGCGGCACCGGCAACAGCTGGGTGCAGAGCCGCAAAGCGGTCGCCATGCACGCACCGCAGGCGCTGTTCGCCCTGGCCAAGCCTCGCCCGGTCGATCCAGCGCGTCGTGCAGCGCTGGCCGCACAGTGGCGCGCCGTGCTGGCCGATGGCGGTCACGTTCATCGTTGGCAGACAGGCGTTTTTGCCGCAGAGGATTATCAGCTCATCGACGCTGCTCTGCTGCGTCACGCCGGCACCGAGCCCAAGCCACTGGCCCGCGTCATGGCTGACGTGATGGCGCGTACCGATGGATTCTTCGCCAGCGATTACTTCCTGTTCTGGCGCGCCCGCGAACTGGCCGCAGCAGGCCAGCTGGTGCTCAGCGGCGAGCCGGGCGAGCATGGTTATTCATCGTTGCAAGTGCGTCGCGGCTGTTAA
- a CDS encoding tripartite tricarboxylate transporter substrate binding protein, whose translation MNKILSATLLSTALLTTSATTFAQEPNWPTRAVQVVVPANAGGDTDFNARMMAKYFTQITGKPMVITNMGGGGGTVAASHVKESAADGHTILFTHTGQLIVNEVAGLSEDSYDAFEVSCIAGVDKASIFVASKQSGIDSVEKLIERAKEKPRSITYGTEMGNFSHLQGLMFEKRTGTELRYIDTGTVAERIVALLGGRIDMGAISYGALQDYIQGGAMNALAQPNDERNPLVGDIPTFREKDVDLVVEKPYVVAFPKGTDAAIVAKMADVMKEITEIPSYGEELAKTYKQPVTYYGTDDAIAMLKEHREEFMQFKDALRQSK comes from the coding sequence ATGAATAAAATTCTGTCCGCGACCTTACTGTCCACAGCCCTGCTGACCACCTCTGCAACAACCTTCGCCCAAGAGCCGAACTGGCCGACCCGAGCCGTGCAAGTGGTTGTTCCGGCCAATGCCGGGGGTGACACCGATTTCAACGCCCGGATGATGGCCAAGTACTTCACGCAGATCACCGGCAAGCCGATGGTCATCACCAACATGGGCGGTGGCGGTGGCACCGTGGCGGCCTCCCACGTGAAGGAGTCGGCAGCCGACGGTCACACCATCCTGTTCACCCACACCGGCCAGTTGATCGTTAACGAAGTGGCAGGACTCAGCGAAGACAGCTACGACGCCTTTGAAGTGTCGTGCATCGCCGGCGTCGACAAGGCATCGATCTTCGTCGCCTCGAAGCAATCGGGCATCGACAGCGTGGAAAAGCTGATCGAACGCGCCAAGGAAAAACCACGCAGCATCACCTACGGCACCGAGATGGGTAACTTTTCCCACCTGCAGGGCCTGATGTTCGAGAAGCGCACCGGTACCGAGCTGCGCTACATCGACACCGGCACCGTTGCCGAGCGCATCGTCGCGCTGCTGGGCGGTCGTATCGACATGGGCGCCATCAGCTACGGCGCGCTGCAGGACTACATCCAGGGCGGCGCCATGAATGCCCTGGCCCAGCCCAACGACGAGCGTAACCCGCTGGTTGGCGACATCCCCACCTTCCGCGAGAAGGACGTCGACCTGGTCGTCGAGAAGCCCTATGTCGTGGCCTTTCCCAAAGGCACCGACGCCGCCATCGTCGCCAAAATGGCCGACGTGATGAAAGAAATCACCGAGATCCCGAGCTACGGCGAAGAGCTGGCGAAAACCTACAAGCAGCCGGTGACTTACTACGGTACCGACGATGCTATCGCCATGCTCAAGGAGCACCGCGAAGAGTTCATGCAGTTCAAGGATGCGTTACGCCAATCGAAGTGA
- a CDS encoding tripartite tricarboxylate transporter TctB family protein: protein MDAYKRKELITGGFMLVAGVAYLLATMALPRKSFIDAAFVPYVLAIFMCVLGGLQLVFGARKAPAAEAEAAADGKKDEVSEYLTVIKTLALIAAYIATLEPIGFPIVTAVYLYLQFIVLTPHGQKIRHVMYAITALISAIVIFLIFRQGFDLMLPSGILNI, encoded by the coding sequence GTGGATGCTTACAAGCGAAAAGAGCTGATCACCGGCGGCTTCATGCTGGTCGCTGGCGTGGCTTATCTGCTGGCCACCATGGCCCTGCCACGCAAGTCGTTCATCGACGCCGCGTTCGTGCCTTACGTGCTGGCGATCTTTATGTGTGTACTGGGCGGGCTGCAACTGGTGTTCGGCGCCCGTAAAGCGCCTGCGGCTGAAGCCGAGGCAGCTGCCGACGGCAAGAAAGATGAAGTCTCCGAATACCTGACGGTGATCAAGACCCTCGCGCTGATCGCCGCCTACATCGCCACACTGGAACCGATCGGGTTTCCGATCGTGACTGCGGTTTACCTCTACCTGCAGTTCATCGTCCTGACGCCTCACGGGCAGAAGATCCGCCACGTGATGTATGCCATCACGGCGCTCATCTCGGCCATCGTCATCTTCCTCATCTTCCGCCAGGGCTTCGATCTGATGCTGCCCTCCGGCATCCTGAACATCTAG
- a CDS encoding FAD-binding oxidoreductase: protein MQFEQLCDELESVVGATGLIRDKQSMEGYLSDWRNAYRGNAALVVRPASTEEVAAIVRICSKAGVALVPQGGNTGLCGGSIPDGSGSQVVLSLTRMTRIRQVDPANETITVEAGVILQRLQEAAAEAGRLFPLSLGAEGSCTIGGNLATNAGGTAVLRYGNMRDLTLGLEVVLPDGRIWDGLRGLRKDNTGYDLKHLFIGSEGTLGIITAAVLKLYPAVRSRTTAWVALPSPQAAVDLIGRMRALCGDRLTGFELMSRQSVEFVLRHVAGCNDPFAEVHPWYVLIELSDTLVAAPLAEMLESGLGEALEHGEALDAVVAGSEAQVAALWKMREGISEAQNHEGPSLKHDISVPVSSIPAFIEAADRQLQEAFAGVRIVAYGHVGDGNLHYNISKPPGSEDAPFKAQAEAIMHVIYGVTRDFAGSISAEHGLGQAKREAARHYKQPLELELMRSIKQTLDPAGLMNPGKLL from the coding sequence ATGCAGTTTGAACAATTGTGCGATGAACTCGAGAGTGTGGTGGGCGCGACGGGCCTGATCAGAGATAAGCAATCAATGGAGGGTTATCTCAGTGACTGGCGCAATGCCTATCGCGGCAATGCGGCGCTGGTCGTGCGCCCGGCCTCTACCGAGGAAGTCGCAGCCATCGTTCGTATTTGCAGCAAGGCAGGTGTCGCCCTGGTGCCTCAGGGTGGCAACACCGGGTTGTGCGGCGGCTCGATTCCCGACGGCTCGGGTAGCCAGGTGGTGTTGTCGCTGACCCGCATGACGCGGATCCGCCAGGTCGACCCGGCCAACGAAACCATCACCGTCGAGGCTGGCGTGATCCTGCAGCGCCTGCAGGAGGCCGCCGCCGAAGCAGGGCGGTTGTTTCCGCTGTCCCTGGGGGCCGAGGGCAGTTGCACCATCGGCGGCAATCTGGCCACCAATGCCGGCGGTACCGCCGTGTTGCGTTACGGCAATATGCGTGACCTGACCCTGGGCCTCGAAGTGGTGCTGCCCGATGGACGCATTTGGGATGGCTTGCGCGGCCTGCGCAAGGACAACACCGGCTACGATCTCAAGCACCTGTTCATCGGCTCCGAGGGCACGCTGGGCATCATCACTGCGGCGGTGCTCAAGCTGTATCCCGCCGTGCGCAGCCGCACCACCGCCTGGGTGGCGCTGCCGAGCCCGCAGGCGGCAGTCGATCTGATCGGGCGCATGCGCGCCCTGTGCGGTGATCGCCTGACCGGTTTCGAGCTGATGTCGCGGCAGAGCGTGGAGTTCGTCCTGCGGCATGTGGCTGGCTGCAACGATCCGTTCGCCGAGGTTCATCCCTGGTACGTGCTGATCGAGCTGAGCGACACGCTGGTCGCTGCGCCGTTGGCCGAGATGCTGGAAAGCGGTCTGGGCGAGGCCCTCGAACACGGCGAGGCGCTGGATGCCGTGGTGGCTGGCAGCGAAGCCCAGGTGGCGGCGCTGTGGAAGATGCGCGAAGGCATCTCGGAAGCGCAGAACCATGAAGGGCCGAGCCTCAAGCACGACATCAGCGTGCCGGTCAGCAGCATCCCCGCCTTTATCGAAGCCGCCGACCGCCAGTTGCAAGAGGCTTTTGCGGGCGTGCGCATCGTTGCCTACGGTCACGTGGGTGACGGCAACCTGCACTACAACATCAGCAAGCCGCCGGGCAGCGAAGATGCGCCTTTCAAGGCTCAGGCCGAGGCGATCATGCATGTCATCTACGGAGTGACCCGCGACTTCGCTGGCAGCATCAGCGCTGAACATGGCCTGGGCCAGGCCAAGCGCGAGGCGGCGCGTCATTACAAACAGCCGCTGGAGCTGGAACTGATGCGCAGCATCAAGCAGACGCTGGATCCCGCAGGGCTGATGAACCCCGGCAAGCTGCTCTGA